A genome region from Natronobeatus ordinarius includes the following:
- a CDS encoding DUF5802 family protein translates to MFEAFSRGYYLGRLYVTPTAGEHAVMQREQHERVNEQVYATGEGVERLDTPLVMKLESGHFPVLGDEGVPANTLAVPEPMLEGTSIRNPPALHEVLLARRERARQLLGLAGGWEGPSDAGT, encoded by the coding sequence ATGTTCGAGGCATTCTCTCGAGGCTACTACCTCGGACGTCTCTACGTGACGCCGACGGCGGGGGAACACGCGGTCATGCAGCGCGAGCAGCACGAACGCGTCAACGAACAGGTGTACGCGACCGGCGAGGGCGTCGAGCGACTCGACACGCCGCTCGTGATGAAACTCGAGTCGGGGCACTTCCCCGTCCTCGGTGACGAGGGCGTCCCTGCGAACACCCTCGCCGTCCCCGAGCCGATGCTCGAGGGGACGTCGATCCGAAATCCGCCGGCGTTGCACGAGGTGCTTCTCGCCAGGCGCGAGCGGGCGCGTCAGCTCCTCGGGCTCGCCGGCGGCTGGGAGGGGCCTTCGGACGCCGGAACCTAG
- a CDS encoding metalloregulator ArsR/SmtB family transcription factor has product MDSAALLDLLGNENRRRILRLLARKPCYVTEISEYLNVSPKAVIEHLRKLEDAGLIESRTDDQRRKYFHIARNVRLEVNVSPYGFASKSAYPSNNSFDITTCRHLSLDVSYDDDSELDELLGALENLEQFENELSLAQRWVQGRLCDVLDQISEAVDAGPESRLYTDVLTSVREEPKNVGELSQDVGIPREVVAELLETMADEGVVQRTERGWELSTSG; this is encoded by the coding sequence ATGGACTCCGCCGCGCTGTTGGATCTACTCGGAAACGAGAACCGAAGACGGATCCTCAGGCTGCTGGCACGGAAACCCTGCTACGTCACCGAGATATCGGAGTACCTCAACGTCAGCCCGAAGGCGGTGATCGAACACCTGCGAAAGCTCGAGGACGCCGGCCTGATCGAGAGCCGGACGGACGACCAGCGACGCAAGTACTTCCACATCGCCCGCAACGTCCGACTCGAGGTGAACGTCTCGCCGTACGGCTTCGCGAGCAAGAGCGCGTATCCGTCGAACAACAGCTTCGACATCACCACCTGTCGGCACCTCTCTCTCGACGTCAGCTACGACGACGACAGCGAACTCGACGAGCTACTGGGTGCTCTCGAAAATCTCGAACAGTTCGAGAACGAACTCTCGCTGGCCCAGCGCTGGGTCCAGGGTCGGCTCTGTGACGTCCTCGATCAGATCTCCGAGGCCGTCGACGCCGGCCCCGAGAGTCGACTCTACACCGACGTCCTGACGAGCGTCCGCGAGGAGCCAAAGAACGTCGGTGAACTCAGCCAGGACGTCGGCATCCCGCGAGAGGTCGTCGCCGAGTTACTCGAGACGATGGCCGACGAGGGCGTCGTCCAGCGCACCGAACGCGGCTGGGAGCTCTCCACGAGCGGGTAA
- a CDS encoding DUF456 domain-containing protein, whose amino-acid sequence MSDRSDELTADREPASTDDLLEETERLLSGEGSSGPDEASASELEDAQATPETEAARSSAKAGSRLGSLRSRLGSLGSRATPSKYFSPKAFLALTLAVVAGLFVGNLLVPVGGPVGGLLGAFVVAFVLGLVTSKRRYLEVSVAGAAVGSVAALLDFVITAIAVGSSVTRLVAFGAAAGLVVCVAGYYFGRDLRDGLSREV is encoded by the coding sequence ATGAGCGACCGTTCCGACGAGCTGACGGCGGACCGGGAGCCGGCCTCGACCGATGACCTCCTCGAGGAGACGGAGCGACTGCTCTCGGGGGAGGGCTCGAGTGGGCCCGACGAGGCGTCGGCGAGTGAACTCGAGGACGCGCAAGCGACGCCGGAGACGGAGGCTGCTCGCTCGAGTGCGAAGGCCGGCTCGCGACTCGGCTCGCTCAGGTCGCGTCTCGGCTCACTCGGGTCGCGGGCCACTCCTTCCAAGTACTTTTCGCCGAAGGCGTTTCTCGCGCTCACGCTCGCAGTCGTCGCCGGGCTGTTCGTCGGGAACCTCCTCGTCCCCGTCGGTGGCCCCGTCGGCGGACTGCTCGGGGCGTTCGTCGTCGCCTTCGTTCTCGGGCTGGTCACCTCGAAGCGGCGCTATCTCGAGGTGAGCGTCGCCGGCGCGGCGGTCGGGTCGGTCGCCGCGTTGCTCGATTTCGTGATCACGGCGATCGCCGTCGGCAGTTCGGTGACGCGTCTCGTCGCCTTCGGCGCGGCCGCCGGGCTCGTCGTTTGCGTCGCCGGCTACTACTTCGGCCGCGACCTGCGAGACGGGCTCTCTCGAGAAGTCTAG
- a CDS encoding HEAT repeat domain-containing protein, giving the protein MTILEGRSLLTTIEYGDEGERRRGVERLAEMAEDERAAAVAHVTSSTAERLADAALEVGGEAGLTVCRTTVLAAESYVDFPAIVERLVQLDHPDAVDVALEAYCRGDAEERATIARLLAGQLTPSLADALEAAAADPGWLSRKRHGRRLRKRFRSGTDVTRRAAALGLGALGTERSVRTLANALEDEDAVADALAGLSIAPPGLTAVPLARACRNPDIARAASETLVTAVDRLEFDVLLEDSDGHQLVDAMVAVEDSAVRARLVHAVHEGVAADVYRDREDVFETLVAAGDLPDPTAREESAQMLAFTGRAAAVDALLERFDDPDPDARAAAVEAASKVGVDIGLEYASLLESATAHSHRTAAAYGAIEETTAALPAVRERLLVDDHPAVRRAAATALGNMGDDRAVRALVWALETDPSHEVRRDVARALGRIAHPAAVPPLRRALADPEGYARSGAATAIGNPAFDHPELLVDLLCDHDDPNVRSSIAYSLAQHSPDEALDPLRTALETEPDDGVRSSIVRALGDLGEPARPAIRTALKDPSDRVAEVAAEILEKLE; this is encoded by the coding sequence ATGACGATACTCGAGGGGCGGTCACTCCTGACCACGATCGAGTACGGTGACGAGGGCGAGCGGCGGCGGGGCGTCGAACGCCTCGCCGAGATGGCCGAGGACGAGCGGGCAGCGGCGGTCGCCCACGTCACGTCGTCGACGGCCGAACGGCTCGCCGACGCGGCCCTCGAGGTCGGCGGCGAGGCCGGGCTGACCGTCTGTCGGACGACCGTCCTCGCGGCCGAGTCGTACGTCGACTTCCCGGCGATCGTCGAGCGGCTGGTCCAACTCGATCACCCCGACGCCGTCGACGTCGCCCTCGAGGCCTACTGCCGTGGCGACGCCGAGGAGCGGGCGACCATCGCCCGCCTGCTCGCCGGCCAGCTCACGCCGTCGCTCGCGGACGCGCTCGAGGCCGCGGCGGCGGACCCAGGCTGGCTGTCGCGCAAACGACACGGCCGACGGCTCCGCAAGCGGTTCCGGTCGGGCACGGACGTCACTCGACGAGCCGCCGCGCTCGGCCTCGGAGCCCTCGGAACCGAGCGGTCGGTCCGGACGCTCGCGAACGCGCTCGAAGACGAGGACGCGGTCGCGGACGCGCTCGCCGGGCTGTCGATCGCGCCGCCGGGGCTCACAGCGGTCCCGCTGGCCCGTGCCTGTCGGAACCCCGACATCGCGAGAGCGGCGAGCGAGACGCTCGTGACGGCCGTCGATCGACTCGAGTTCGACGTGCTGCTCGAGGATTCAGACGGCCACCAGCTGGTCGACGCGATGGTCGCCGTCGAGGACTCGGCTGTTCGGGCTCGGCTCGTCCACGCGGTCCACGAAGGCGTCGCCGCCGACGTCTACAGGGACCGCGAGGACGTCTTCGAGACGCTCGTCGCCGCCGGCGATCTCCCCGATCCGACGGCACGGGAAGAGAGTGCGCAGATGCTCGCGTTCACGGGACGGGCGGCCGCCGTCGACGCGCTGCTCGAGCGGTTCGACGATCCGGACCCCGACGCCCGGGCGGCCGCGGTCGAAGCTGCCTCGAAGGTCGGCGTCGATATCGGGCTGGAGTACGCCTCGCTCCTGGAGTCGGCGACCGCCCACAGCCACCGAACTGCGGCGGCCTACGGCGCGATCGAGGAGACGACGGCGGCGCTGCCGGCCGTCCGCGAGCGACTCCTCGTGGACGACCACCCGGCGGTCAGGCGGGCTGCGGCCACGGCCCTGGGGAACATGGGCGACGATCGAGCCGTCCGAGCGCTCGTGTGGGCGCTCGAGACGGACCCATCACACGAGGTTCGACGTGACGTGGCCAGGGCCCTCGGGCGCATCGCTCACCCGGCGGCCGTCCCGCCGCTCCGGCGAGCGCTGGCCGACCCGGAGGGCTACGCCAGATCCGGCGCGGCGACGGCGATCGGAAACCCCGCGTTCGACCACCCCGAGCTGCTGGTTGACCTGTTGTGCGACCACGACGACCCCAACGTGCGAAGCTCGATCGCCTACAGCCTCGCCCAGCACTCGCCGGACGAGGCGCTCGACCCGCTCCGGACGGCACTCGAGACGGAACCGGACGACGGTGTCCGATCCTCGATCGTCCGGGCGCTGGGCGACCTGGGTGAGCCCGCACGCCCCGCCATCCGAACGGCACTCAAGGATCCGTCCGACCGCGTCGCCGAGGTCGCCGCGGAGATCCTCGAAAAACTCGAGTAG
- the gatD gene encoding Glu-tRNA(Gln) amidotransferase subunit GatD: MNPGDRVRVERDDQTFEGVLLPSSDDDHLVVKLEGGYNVGIDREAADVAVLEEGVYDVEGAQDGDGDSEIEFDEELPTIALISTGGTIASTVDYRTGAVTAQFDAEDVLRAVPDLAGLANYRGRVVANILSENMTPDVWQELAQAVAEEVEAGADGIVVMHGTDTMQFSAAALAVTLETPVPIVFTGSQRSADRPSSDNVMNAVCAVEAAKSDCAEVLVCMHGSESDDVCALHRGTRVRKNHTSRRDAFETVGAEPLGEVDYDSLEVSFRRDYQARGEADLELTSELESEVELLKFTPGMDPAFLDVVEGKAGLVLEGTGLGHVHTDLVPRLEELIAEGTTVVMTSSCLEGRVCDRVYDTGRDLLEAGVIEAGDTLPGTAKVKLMWALENAENVEEAMSTSLAGELQRRSVPWI; encoded by the coding sequence ATGAACCCAGGCGACCGCGTTCGCGTCGAACGCGACGACCAGACCTTCGAGGGCGTGTTGCTCCCCTCGAGCGACGACGACCACCTCGTCGTCAAACTCGAGGGCGGCTACAACGTCGGCATCGACCGCGAGGCGGCCGACGTGGCCGTCCTCGAGGAGGGCGTCTACGACGTGGAGGGCGCACAAGACGGCGACGGTGACTCCGAGATCGAGTTCGACGAGGAGCTGCCGACGATCGCGCTGATCTCGACGGGCGGGACGATCGCCTCGACGGTCGACTACCGCACCGGCGCCGTGACGGCGCAGTTCGACGCCGAGGACGTCCTGCGGGCGGTTCCCGACCTCGCCGGTCTGGCGAACTATCGCGGGCGCGTCGTGGCGAACATCCTCTCTGAGAACATGACGCCCGACGTCTGGCAGGAGCTCGCGCAGGCGGTGGCCGAGGAGGTCGAAGCCGGCGCCGACGGCATCGTCGTCATGCACGGCACCGACACGATGCAGTTTTCGGCAGCCGCGCTCGCCGTTACCCTCGAGACGCCCGTCCCGATCGTCTTCACCGGCAGCCAGCGCTCGGCCGACCGGCCCTCCTCGGACAACGTGATGAACGCCGTCTGTGCCGTCGAGGCGGCCAAAAGCGACTGCGCGGAGGTGCTCGTCTGCATGCACGGAAGCGAGTCCGACGACGTCTGTGCGCTCCACCGCGGCACCCGCGTCCGGAAGAACCACACCTCCCGCCGGGACGCCTTCGAGACCGTCGGCGCCGAGCCCCTGGGCGAGGTCGACTACGACAGCCTCGAGGTTTCGTTCCGCCGCGACTATCAGGCGCGAGGTGAGGCCGACCTCGAGCTCACCTCCGAGCTCGAGAGCGAGGTCGAACTCCTGAAATTCACCCCCGGAATGGACCCCGCGTTCCTCGACGTCGTCGAGGGCAAGGCGGGGCTGGTCCTCGAGGGCACCGGGCTGGGACACGTCCACACCGACCTCGTCCCCCGGCTCGAGGAACTGATCGCCGAGGGCACGACGGTCGTGATGACCAGCAGCTGTCTCGAGGGTCGGGTCTGTGACCGGGTGTACGACACGGGTCGAGACCTGCTCGAGGCGGGCGTGATCGAGGCCGGCGACACGCTTCCCGGGACGGCGAAGGTCAAGCTGATGTGGGCGCTCGAGAACGCGGAGAACGTTGAGGAAGCGATGAGCACGTCGCTCGCCGGCGAACTGCAGCGACGCTCGGTGCCGTGGATCTGA